A genomic window from Pantoea alhagi includes:
- the garL gene encoding 2-dehydro-3-deoxyglucarate aldolase, whose translation MSWSNHFRQRLLSGETLIGSWCSLANPITTEVLGLAGFDWLVLDGEHAPNDITTFVPQLMALKGSPSAAVVRPPCNEPVIIKRLLDIGFYNFLIPFVESEEEAALAVASTRYPPAGIRGVSVSHRSNMYGTLPDYNLDINSNVSVLVQIESQQGVENLDSIANVDGVDGIFVGPGDLSAALGYLGQPAHPEVLKVIQHIFARAKAAGKPSGILAPVEADARRYLEWGATFVAVGSDLGVFRNATQALCDRFKK comes from the coding sequence ATGTCCTGGTCCAACCATTTTCGTCAACGTCTGCTAAGCGGTGAAACGCTGATCGGCAGCTGGTGTTCACTGGCAAATCCTATTACCACAGAGGTTCTTGGCCTGGCGGGTTTTGACTGGCTGGTGCTGGACGGCGAACATGCGCCGAACGATATCACCACCTTTGTACCGCAGCTGATGGCGCTTAAAGGCAGCCCCAGCGCGGCGGTGGTTCGTCCGCCCTGCAATGAGCCGGTGATTATCAAACGCCTGCTGGATATTGGCTTTTATAACTTTTTGATCCCGTTTGTCGAAAGCGAAGAGGAAGCTGCACTGGCGGTGGCCTCAACGCGCTATCCGCCCGCCGGTATTCGCGGCGTCTCGGTTTCGCATCGCAGCAACATGTACGGCACGCTGCCGGACTACAACCTCGATATCAACAGTAATGTCAGCGTGCTGGTGCAAATTGAGAGCCAGCAGGGCGTGGAAAATCTCGACAGCATTGCGAATGTTGATGGCGTGGACGGCATTTTTGTTGGCCCGGGCGATCTTTCCGCTGCGCTCGGCTATCTGGGGCAGCCTGCCCATCCTGAAGTGTTAAAAGTTATTCAGCATATCTTTGCGCGGGCGAAAGCCGCAGGCAAACCGAGCGGCATTCTTGCCCCGGTCGAGGCTGACGCGCGCCGCTATCTGGAATGGGGAGCAACCTTTGTTGCCGTGGGAAGCGATCTGGGCGTGTTCCGTAACGCCACGCAGGCGCTTTGCGATCGTTTTAAAAAATAG